A stretch of the Vigna radiata var. radiata cultivar VC1973A chromosome 9, Vradiata_ver6, whole genome shotgun sequence genome encodes the following:
- the LOC106774086 gene encoding NAD(P)H-quinone oxidoreductase subunit S, chloroplastic: MSSFIALHGLHGSLLKSQFLGQENLTHLYPRRKASNIHTKPVTTQPCAKLDLLQSLGGRGLCNGEEGLKQELNKQVGADEKTQSSTASEKEQEENLATQSLASVAVEDGFEKELMGLTGGFPGGEKGLKKFIQENPPPKPVQRSKSLKVALSEKPKPPELPLLLPGMIAIVKNPNNPFYMYCGIVQRITDGKAGVLFEGGNWDKLITFRLEELERREKGPPMKNPKSAVLEPFLGKKS, encoded by the coding sequence ATGTCTTCTTTTATTGCTCTTCATGGCCTGCATGGCTCTCTTCTTAAATCACAGTTCCTAGGCCAAGAAAACCTCACTCATCTTTACCCTCGCAGAAAGGCTTCCAACATTCACACCAAACCAGTAACAACACAACCGTGTGCTAAACTTGACCTGCTGCAAAGCTTGGGAGGAAGAGGACTGTGCAATGGAGAAGAAGGCCTTAAGCAAGAGCTGAATAAGCAAGTCGGCGCTGATGAGAAGACACAATCATCAACAGCAAGTGAGAAGGAACAAGAGGAGAACTTAGCAACACAGTCCTTGGCAAGTGTTGCTGTGGAAGATGGTTTTGAGAAGGAACTGATGGGGTTGACTGGGGGATTTCCAGGGGGTGAGAAGGGGTTGAAAAAGTTCATTCAGGAAAACCCTCCTCCAAAACCAGTTCAAAGGAGCAAAAGTCTGAAAGTGGCACTGTCAGAGAAGCCAAAACCACCAGAACTGCCTCTGTTGTTGCCAGGAATGATTGCCATTGTGAAGAACCCAAATAACCCTTTTTACATGTACTGTGGGATTGTACAAAGAATCACAGATGGGAAAGCAGGAGTTCTCTTTGAAGGAGGGAACTGGGACAAGTTGATCACTTTCAGATTGGAAGAACTTGAGCGCAGAGAAAAAGGCCCTCCAATGAAGAACCCTAAGTCTGCTGTGCTTGAACCGTTTCTAGGAAAGAAATCATAG
- the LOC106774087 gene encoding methionine adenosyltransferase 2 subunit beta isoform X1 yields MEREAGSGCRQRSDKAADAVGVEEKSEEDVETEEKVKVLVVGGTGYLGQHLLQAYDHVILISNGNGYAFDLAFTHHSSPPPHLLVNAIPSSIYFQVDLKTGVGFEAIFNTFGQPDVVVNCAAISVPRACEIDPATAHAINVPSSLVKWLQSFEKRTTLLIHLSTDQVYEGEKSFYKEEDIAVPVNVYGKTKVAAEQFISENCPNFAILRSSIIYGPQTISPVPKSLPIQWIDGALAKGEEVQFFHDEFRCPIYVKDLVDIILALTSQWISEGKEMQLLLNVGGADRVSRVQMAEAVAQVRGYDTSLIKPVSASSVDRGVKSPADISMDISRLVQTLKIHPVSFKDGVRSTFATEARQ; encoded by the exons ATGGAGAGAGAAGCAGGAAGCGGCTGCCGGCAGCGGTCCGATAAGGCGGCGGATGCTGTCGGAGTAGAAGAGAAAAGTGAAGAGGACGTTGAGACGG AGGAGAAGGTGAAGGTTTTGGTGGTGGGAGGAACGGGGTACTTGGGTCAGCATTTGCTACAAGCCTACGATCATGTCATTCTCATTTCCAATGGAAATGGTTATGCTTTCGATCTCGCTTTCACCCATCACTCCTCTCCTCCTCCCCACCTTCTCGTCAATGCCATTCCTTCCTCCATTTATTTCCAAGTAGATTTGAAAACTGGAGTTGGATTTGAAGCCATTTTCAACACTTTTGGTCAG CCTGATGTGGTTGTTAACTGTGCTGCCATCTCAGTTCCTCGTGCATGTGAAATTGATCCTGCTACTGCACATGCTATTAACGTGCCATCATCTCTTGTAAAATGGTTGCAAAGCTTTGAAAAGAGAACTACTCTTCTCATTCATCTTTCCACAGATCAAG TTTATGAAGGGGAGAAGTCCTTTTACAAGGAGGAAGACATTGCTGTGCCAGTAAATGTTTATGGAAAAACGAAAGTGGCAGCAGAGCAGTTCATTTCAGAAAATTGTCCAAACTTTGCAATTTTGAGAAGCAGTATCATCTATGGGCCACAAACAATCTCTCCAGTTCCCAAATCTCTCCCTATTCAG TGGATTGATGGTGCCCTTGCTAAAGGAGAAGAAGTTCAGTTCTTTCATGATGAGTTCCGCTGCCCAATTTATGTTAAGGATCTTGTAGATATCATACTAGCTTTAACAAGTCAATGGATTTCAG AGGGCAAGGAAATGCAATTGTTACTTAATGTTGGTGGAGCTGATCGGGTTTCCCGTGTTCAAATGGCTGAGGCCGTTGCACAAGTTAGAGGGTATGATACCTCATTAATCAAACCAGTGTCTGCCTCTTCG GTTGATCGAGGTGTGAAGTCCCCAGCTGACATATCTATGGATATCTCTAGATTGGTTCAAACCCTAAAAATCCATCCTGTTTCATTTAAAGATGGCGTGAGATCAACATTTGCAACCGAAGCTAGGCAATGA
- the LOC106774087 gene encoding methionine adenosyltransferase 2 subunit beta isoform X2: MEREAGSGCRQRSDKAADAVGVEEKSEEDVETEEKVKVLVVGGTGYLGQHLLQAYDHVILISNGNGYAFDLAFTHHSSPPPHLLVNAIPSSIYFQVDLKTGVGFEAIFNTFGQPDVVVNCAAISVPRACEIDPATAHAINVPSSLVKWLQSFEKRTTLLIHLSTDQVYEGEKSFYKEEDIAVPVNVYGKTKVAAEQFISENCPNFAILRSSIIYGPQTISPVPKSLPIQVLV; the protein is encoded by the exons ATGGAGAGAGAAGCAGGAAGCGGCTGCCGGCAGCGGTCCGATAAGGCGGCGGATGCTGTCGGAGTAGAAGAGAAAAGTGAAGAGGACGTTGAGACGG AGGAGAAGGTGAAGGTTTTGGTGGTGGGAGGAACGGGGTACTTGGGTCAGCATTTGCTACAAGCCTACGATCATGTCATTCTCATTTCCAATGGAAATGGTTATGCTTTCGATCTCGCTTTCACCCATCACTCCTCTCCTCCTCCCCACCTTCTCGTCAATGCCATTCCTTCCTCCATTTATTTCCAAGTAGATTTGAAAACTGGAGTTGGATTTGAAGCCATTTTCAACACTTTTGGTCAG CCTGATGTGGTTGTTAACTGTGCTGCCATCTCAGTTCCTCGTGCATGTGAAATTGATCCTGCTACTGCACATGCTATTAACGTGCCATCATCTCTTGTAAAATGGTTGCAAAGCTTTGAAAAGAGAACTACTCTTCTCATTCATCTTTCCACAGATCAAG TTTATGAAGGGGAGAAGTCCTTTTACAAGGAGGAAGACATTGCTGTGCCAGTAAATGTTTATGGAAAAACGAAAGTGGCAGCAGAGCAGTTCATTTCAGAAAATTGTCCAAACTTTGCAATTTTGAGAAGCAGTATCATCTATGGGCCACAAACAATCTCTCCAGTTCCCAAATCTCTCCCTATTCAGGTGCTTGTGTAA
- the LOC106773710 gene encoding C2 domain-containing protein At1g63220 encodes MPRGKLEVILISAKGLDDNDFLSSIDPYVILTYKTQEHKSTVQEDSGSKPQWNESFLFTVSDSTSELNLKIMDKDNFTKDDFLGEANIDLGPLFEVGSLPETVHKVVKDEEYCGEIKVALTFTPERNEEQEYSVGEESYGGWKESSGEF; translated from the exons ATGCCTCGTGGAAAGCTTGAAGTTATTTTGATCAGTGCCAAAGGCCTTGATGACAATGATTTTCTCT CCAGCATAGATCCTTATGTGATTCTCACATACAAGACACAGGAGCACAAGAGCACTGTGCAAGAAG ATTCTGGATCCAAACCTCAATGGAACGAGAGCTTTCTTTTCACTGTTTCTGACAGTACTTCTGAACTGAATCTCAAGATCATGGATAAAGACAACTTTACTAAGGATGATTTTCTTGGCGAGGCAAA CATTGATTTAGGTCCACTGTTTGAAGTGGGTAGCCTTCCAGAAACTGTTCACAAGGTTGTGAAGGACGAAGAATATTGTGGAGAGATTAAGGTGGCTCTCACTTTCACTCCTGAG AGAAACGAGGAGCAGGAATACAGTGTAGGGGAAGAGAGCTATGGTGGATGGAAAGAATCAAGTGGGGAATTCTAG
- the LOC106773688 gene encoding uncharacterized protein LOC106773688, translated as MGSEKGESSCASPWLKISKEVDPAAASQTLRFVDLMGASTAVPPKWDARGTYDHLYRNFIKVLHIQPGRISISVHAKPPICNGYGTLHGGSVGTLTEILSTACARTVVPEDKELFLGEISISYLSATPANEEVLGNASVVKSGRNLTVVAAEFKLKKSGNMAYSTRATFYNMPLSSL; from the exons ATGGGAAGTGAGAAAGGAGAAAGCTCCTGCGCGTCGCCATGGCTGAAAATCTCGAAGGAAGTTGACCCTGCAGCTGCCTCGCAGACCTTGCGCTTCGTTGATCTCATGGGAGCTTCCACCGCCGTTCCCCCTAAGTGGGACGCGCGTGGCACCTACGACCACCTCTATCGGAACTTCATCAAAGTCCTTCACATCCAACCAGGACGAATTTCGATCTCTGTTCACGCCAAACCCCCCATCTGT AATGGCTATGGAACTCTGCATGGGGGTTCTGTTGGGACTTTGACTGAGATTCTGTCGACTGCTTGTGCTAGAACGGTAGTTCCTGAAGACAAGGAACTTTTTCTTGGGGAAATTAGCATTTCTTACTTGTCTGCCACTCCAGCAAAT GAAGAAGTGTTAGGAAATGCCTCCGTAGTGAAGTCCGGCAGAAATTTGACTGTAGTCGCAGCTGAGTTTAAATTGAAGAAATCTGGGAATATGGCATATAGCACTCGTGCTACCTTCTATAACATGCCTCTTTCCAGTTTATGA
- the LOC106773859 gene encoding uncharacterized protein LOC106773859 isoform X2 produces the protein MGSEKAESSCASPWLKISKEVDPAVASAALRFVDRMGASTAIPPKWEARGSYDPFFRNFFKILHIQPGRISISVHVKPPICNTFGTLHGGSVGTLTEILSTACARTVVPEDKELFLGEISISYMSATPANVTVLSLIFLASFGPIGRHLQKIL, from the exons ATGGGAAGTGAGAAAGCAGAAAGTTCGTGCGCGTCGCCATGGCTGAAAATCTCGAAGGAAGTTGACCCTGCAGTTGCCTCTGCGGCCTTGCGCTTCGTTGATCGCATGGGAGCTTCCACCGCCATTCCCCCTAAGTGGGAGGCGCGTGGCTCCTACGACCCCTTCTTTCGGAACTTCTTCAAAATCCTTCACATCCAACCAGGACGAATTTCGATCTCCGTTCACGTCAAACCTCCCATCTGT AATACCTTTGGAACTCTGCATGGGGGTTCTGTTGGGACTTTGACTGAGATTCTGTCAACTGCTTGTGCTAGAACGGTAGTTCCTGAGGATAAAGAACTTTTTCTTGGGGAAATTAGCATTTCTTACATGTCTGCCACTCCAGCAAAT GTCACAGTTTTGTCCTTGATTTTCCTTGCATCGTTTGGTCCGATCGGGCGTCATCTGCAGAAGATACTCTGA
- the LOC106773859 gene encoding uncharacterized protein LOC106773859 isoform X1 — MGSEKAESSCASPWLKISKEVDPAVASAALRFVDRMGASTAIPPKWEARGSYDPFFRNFFKILHIQPGRISISVHVKPPICNTFGTLHGGSVGTLTEILSTACARTVVPEDKELFLGEISISYMSATPANEEVLANASVVKSGRNLTVVAVEFKLKKSGNMAYSTRATFYNMPLSSL, encoded by the exons ATGGGAAGTGAGAAAGCAGAAAGTTCGTGCGCGTCGCCATGGCTGAAAATCTCGAAGGAAGTTGACCCTGCAGTTGCCTCTGCGGCCTTGCGCTTCGTTGATCGCATGGGAGCTTCCACCGCCATTCCCCCTAAGTGGGAGGCGCGTGGCTCCTACGACCCCTTCTTTCGGAACTTCTTCAAAATCCTTCACATCCAACCAGGACGAATTTCGATCTCCGTTCACGTCAAACCTCCCATCTGT AATACCTTTGGAACTCTGCATGGGGGTTCTGTTGGGACTTTGACTGAGATTCTGTCAACTGCTTGTGCTAGAACGGTAGTTCCTGAGGATAAAGAACTTTTTCTTGGGGAAATTAGCATTTCTTACATGTCTGCCACTCCAGCAAAT GAAGAAGTGTTAGCAAATGCCTCCGTAGTGAAGTCCGGCAGAAATTTGACTGTAGTCGCAGTTGAGTTCAAATTGAAGAAATCTGGGAATATGGCATATAGCACTCGTGCTACCTTCTATAACATGCCTCT